In the genome of Rhodoferax fermentans, one region contains:
- a CDS encoding EAL domain-containing protein — MKLERAKTRAQLWLSASRDGMVMLLPLTFIRVVITIVLNFPWNDWPQSWGMRPTESWLQVAARLDASLGVIMGLGMALCVGNRLYVALKRVESSWLTPMLVNLLCLVNFSVGMLFLVGGLEDSLGQALLLGILTGILTVEVFHVYIRLMPGFTRLVGLDGSLLFRRSFHQLGPAAFVCVVTTLVIALLSQLGSGFTHTLQMLPAFELLRQGGAYALNLLIVFVNQLLWLLGLHGGILVEAFGSGLLAKPDVVFDARLASANFVNTFAYLGGSGATYGLLLAMWLVCKDAQLRRLGKYSVVPAVFNVNEILVFGLPIIFSPILLMPFLLAPLACASIALVAHSAGWLVLSGHAVKWSTPIFISGYVVAGGLAGVVTQLVGVLVSTALYWPFVKRLQAERSRVQADTVTQALVQLCHLEAPRRQVLHRFDELGDFARALHVDFEAALGTPQVFQVYQPKHDVRGRVCGVEALLRWNHPVHGAIMPAAIINVAEETRLINRIGNWSLETACAALQDWKDQGVDGICMSVNLSPVQLDDASYAAFVGQCLARFDLSPSELELEVTEGRTLATSPQADATLRKLSALGVHLSVDDFGMGSSSLLYMQRFEVSAIKIDGSLTRDVMSNSVSSDIIRSIGMLGKKQGVRVVAEFVETAAQRDKLAQLGCDEFQGYLYSPAISSKAFLVYWHQHEGRRRPEMRPLLSE, encoded by the coding sequence ATGAAACTTGAGCGGGCCAAAACACGTGCCCAGTTGTGGCTGTCGGCCAGCCGGGATGGCATGGTCATGCTGCTTCCCCTTACCTTCATCCGCGTCGTCATCACGATTGTCTTGAACTTTCCATGGAACGACTGGCCCCAGTCATGGGGGATGCGGCCGACAGAGTCCTGGCTGCAGGTGGCCGCCCGGCTGGATGCCTCGTTGGGCGTCATCATGGGGCTTGGCATGGCGCTGTGTGTTGGCAATCGGCTCTATGTGGCATTAAAACGTGTGGAAAGCAGCTGGCTGACGCCCATGCTGGTCAATCTCTTGTGTCTGGTGAATTTTTCTGTGGGCATGTTGTTTCTGGTGGGGGGCCTCGAAGACTCGCTGGGCCAAGCACTGCTGTTGGGGATTCTGACGGGCATCCTCACGGTTGAGGTATTTCATGTCTACATTCGGCTGATGCCTGGTTTCACACGCTTGGTGGGACTGGACGGCAGCCTGCTGTTCAGGCGTTCTTTTCACCAGTTGGGCCCGGCTGCGTTCGTCTGTGTTGTGACGACCCTGGTGATTGCGCTGCTGTCGCAGCTGGGTAGTGGATTCACACATACGCTGCAGATGCTTCCAGCGTTTGAGCTCCTCAGGCAGGGTGGGGCTTATGCACTGAATCTGCTGATTGTTTTTGTCAACCAGCTGCTGTGGTTGCTTGGTTTGCATGGTGGCATCCTGGTGGAAGCCTTTGGCAGTGGCTTGTTGGCCAAACCCGATGTGGTGTTTGATGCCCGCTTGGCTTCTGCTAACTTTGTCAACACCTTTGCTTACCTCGGCGGCTCTGGCGCCACTTATGGTCTGCTGCTGGCGATGTGGCTGGTGTGCAAGGACGCCCAGCTGCGGCGGCTTGGCAAGTACTCGGTCGTGCCTGCGGTATTCAATGTCAATGAAATTCTGGTGTTTGGTCTGCCCATCATCTTCAGCCCGATCCTGCTGATGCCCTTCCTCTTGGCGCCGCTGGCCTGTGCCTCGATCGCTTTGGTGGCACACAGTGCTGGCTGGTTGGTGTTGTCCGGGCATGCCGTGAAATGGAGCACGCCTATCTTCATCTCCGGTTATGTGGTGGCTGGTGGGTTGGCTGGCGTGGTCACACAGCTGGTGGGGGTGTTGGTCAGCACCGCCTTGTATTGGCCTTTTGTCAAGCGACTGCAAGCCGAGCGCAGTCGGGTTCAGGCAGACACGGTGACCCAGGCCTTGGTGCAGTTGTGCCATCTGGAGGCGCCCCGGCGCCAGGTTCTCCACCGATTCGATGAACTGGGCGATTTTGCGCGGGCATTACATGTCGATTTTGAGGCCGCCCTGGGCACGCCGCAGGTGTTTCAGGTGTACCAGCCCAAACATGATGTGCGGGGGAGGGTTTGTGGTGTGGAGGCCTTGCTGCGTTGGAATCACCCTGTGCATGGCGCCATCATGCCAGCGGCGATCATCAATGTGGCGGAAGAGACGCGACTCATCAACCGGATTGGCAACTGGAGTCTGGAGACCGCCTGTGCGGCGCTACAGGATTGGAAAGACCAGGGCGTTGACGGCATTTGTATGTCGGTCAACCTGTCGCCAGTGCAGTTGGATGACGCGAGCTATGCGGCCTTTGTGGGGCAGTGTTTGGCGCGGTTTGACCTGAGCCCGTCCGAGCTGGAGCTGGAGGTCACCGAGGGCCGCACCCTGGCCACCTCACCGCAGGCCGATGCCACACTCAGAAAGCTGAGTGCGCTGGGCGTGCATTTGTCTGTGGATGACTTCGGCATGGGCAGCAGTTCGCTGTTGTACATGCAGCGTTTTGAGGTCAGTGCAATCAAGATTGATGGGAGTCTGACCCGGGACGTGATGAGCAACAGCGTTTCATCGGACATCATTCGGAGCATCGGCATGCTGGGCAAGAAGCAGGGGGTGCGGGTGGTGGCCGAGTTTGTTGAGACCGCAGCGCAGCGTGACAAGCTCGCGCAACTGGGTTGTGACGAGTTTCAGGGTTACCTCTACAGCCCGGCCATCAGTTCAAAGGCGTTTTTGGTCTATTGGCACCAGCATGAAGGCCGCAGGCGTCCAGAGATGCGGCCCCTGTTGTCGGAGTGA
- a CDS encoding carbon starvation CstA family protein encodes MDQAIYFVIVTVCVLAIAYRFYGVFFVNKVLAADDRDVTPSHQLQDGKNYVPTKKWVNAGQHFAAIAAAGPLVGPVLAAQFGYLPGFIWLLVGAVIGGAVHDTVVLFASMKHQGKSLSEVAKAELGPVAGWSTGLAMLCIITITMAGLSIVVVHALERNAWGTFAVFMTVPIAIALGLFERYFGSSKWATYLGLAAIVASIAYGPHLQGTMVGDWLTLHKTTVSWILPIYAFFATALPVWMLLTPRGYLSSFMKIGVFAALVVGVVFINPTIQFPAVTEFINGGGPIIKGSVWPFISITIACGAISGFHAFIGSGTTPKLVDKWSDILPVAFGAMLVECLVAVMALIAATSLHPADYFAINSTPEVFKTLGMTVVDLPRLSQEMGLDLVGRTGGAVTLAVGMAYIFTKLSWFTDLAAYFFQFVIMFEAVFILTAVDSGTRVSRYLIQDLLGDVFPAMKRLDSMPAAITASVIACVLWGYLLLSGDISSVWALFGVSNQLMASVGLMIGATIIMRISKKRIYALTCLIPLAYLFVTVNYAGYWMIANVYLNAAVKGYSLFNAVIASAMMVLGMVIMFASLKRWAELWKARGESKAIPPSMLPSAA; translated from the coding sequence ATGGACCAAGCGATATATTTCGTGATCGTTACAGTCTGCGTCCTTGCCATTGCATACCGCTTTTACGGGGTATTCTTTGTCAACAAGGTCCTGGCTGCCGACGACAGGGATGTGACGCCATCGCACCAGCTGCAAGATGGCAAAAACTACGTGCCCACCAAAAAATGGGTCAATGCCGGTCAACACTTTGCCGCCATTGCGGCGGCTGGACCTCTGGTCGGCCCGGTGCTGGCGGCGCAGTTCGGTTATCTGCCGGGCTTCATCTGGCTGCTGGTGGGGGCGGTGATTGGTGGCGCGGTGCACGACACCGTGGTGCTGTTTGCTTCCATGAAGCATCAGGGCAAGTCGCTCTCGGAAGTCGCCAAAGCCGAGCTCGGCCCGGTGGCTGGCTGGAGCACTGGCCTGGCGATGTTGTGCATCATCACCATCACCATGGCGGGTCTGTCGATCGTGGTGGTCCATGCGCTGGAACGCAACGCCTGGGGCACCTTTGCGGTGTTCATGACGGTGCCAATCGCGATTGCGTTGGGCTTGTTTGAGCGCTACTTTGGCTCTTCCAAATGGGCGACATATCTGGGGTTGGCGGCCATTGTGGCTTCCATTGCCTACGGCCCCCATTTGCAAGGCACGATGGTGGGTGACTGGCTGACGCTGCACAAGACCACCGTGAGCTGGATTCTGCCGATTTACGCCTTCTTTGCGACCGCCTTGCCGGTCTGGATGTTGCTGACACCACGTGGTTACCTGTCGAGCTTCATGAAGATTGGTGTGTTTGCGGCTTTGGTGGTGGGCGTGGTGTTCATCAACCCAACCATCCAATTCCCAGCGGTGACTGAGTTCATCAACGGCGGTGGCCCGATCATCAAGGGCTCGGTCTGGCCGTTCATTTCGATCACCATTGCCTGTGGTGCGATCTCTGGTTTCCATGCCTTCATCGGCTCTGGCACCACACCCAAGTTGGTCGACAAATGGAGCGACATCTTGCCTGTGGCCTTTGGCGCCATGCTGGTGGAATGCCTGGTCGCGGTGATGGCCCTGATTGCTGCAACCTCCCTGCACCCGGCTGACTACTTTGCCATCAACTCCACCCCCGAAGTGTTCAAGACCTTGGGTATGACCGTGGTGGACCTGCCTCGTCTGAGCCAGGAAATGGGCCTTGACCTGGTTGGTCGCACCGGTGGTGCGGTGACGTTGGCTGTGGGCATGGCCTATATCTTCACCAAGTTGTCTTGGTTCACCGATCTGGCGGCTTACTTCTTCCAGTTTGTGATCATGTTCGAGGCGGTGTTCATTCTGACCGCTGTCGATTCCGGCACCCGTGTGTCACGTTATTTGATTCAAGACTTGCTGGGTGATGTGTTCCCGGCCATGAAACGCCTGGACTCCATGCCTGCGGCCATCACCGCCAGTGTCATTGCCTGTGTGTTGTGGGGTTACCTGCTGCTCTCGGGTGACATCAGCTCGGTCTGGGCGCTGTTTGGTGTGTCTAACCAGTTGATGGCTTCGGTGGGTCTGATGATCGGTGCCACCATCATCATGCGCATCTCCAAGAAACGCATTTATGCCCTGACCTGCCTGATTCCTCTGGCTTACCTGTTTGTCACGGTGAACTACGCCGGCTACTGGATGATTGCCAATGTTTATCTGAATGCTGCTGTCAAAGGGTACAGCCTGTTCAATGCGGTGATCGCCTCGGCCATGATGGTCCTGGGCATGGTCATCATGTTTGCCTCACTCAAGCGCTGGGCCGAGTTATGGAAAGCCCGGGGTGAATCTAAAGCGATTCCTCCGAGCATGTTGCCGTCCGCCGCTTGA
- the pflB gene encoding formate C-acetyltransferase, with product MNALTKIASRQDPWAGFATGAWTESVDVRGFIQANYTPYLGDASFLEGPTARTTALWAKLQELLKQEQKKGVLDVSLKPSSITAHDAGYIDQDLEIIVGLQTDAPLKRAIMPNGGLRMVEGGLNAFGFEMDPAVSETWTKYRKDHNSGVFDVYSPEIMKARKSAILTGLPDAYGRGRIIGDYRRVALYGVDALRAFKKASFHELDGVEFTESVIRLREELSEQFRALDELKQMGAKYGFDLGRPAENAREAVQWTYLAYLAAVKEQNGAAMSIGRISTFLDIYFERDLAVGLISEKDVQEMMDDLVIKLRIVRFLRTPEYDQLFSGDPTWVTESIGGVGEDGRSLVTKTSFRVLHTLYNLGPAPEPNLTVLWSEKLPQGFKEFCAKTSIDTCSVQYENDDLMRPYWGDDYGIACCVSAMRIGKQMQFFGARANLAKAMLYAINGGRDELSGDQVGPKFEPILGDVLSYDEVVAKFLPMMEWLSGVYMKSLNAIHYMHDKYAYERIEMALHDRDILRTMACGIAGLSVVADSLSAMRYAKVSVVRDERGLATDFKIEGEYPAFGNNDERVDSIATWAVETFMGYLKQQRAYRDATPTMSVLTITSNVVYGKKTGNTPDGRKAGQPFAPGANPMHGRDQKGALASMSSVCKLPYTCSQDGISYTFTVVPGALGRTEGERVKNLAGMLDGYFESNGHHINVNVLDRETLLHAMDHPELYPQLTIRVSGYAVNFIKLTREQQLDVVNRTFHAGH from the coding sequence ATGAACGCGTTAACAAAAATTGCAAGTCGTCAGGATCCCTGGGCTGGTTTTGCGACCGGTGCTTGGACGGAAAGTGTGGATGTTCGGGGCTTTATCCAGGCCAATTACACGCCGTATCTCGGCGATGCCTCTTTCCTCGAGGGGCCAACAGCTCGTACCACCGCCCTCTGGGCCAAGCTGCAGGAACTGCTGAAACAGGAACAGAAAAAAGGGGTTCTCGATGTGTCCCTGAAACCCTCCAGCATCACCGCACATGACGCTGGCTACATCGATCAAGACTTGGAAATCATCGTTGGCCTGCAAACCGATGCGCCGCTCAAACGCGCCATCATGCCCAACGGTGGTCTGCGCATGGTGGAAGGTGGTCTGAACGCTTTTGGCTTCGAGATGGATCCCGCCGTGTCCGAAACCTGGACCAAGTACCGCAAAGACCACAACAGCGGCGTTTTTGATGTGTACTCACCGGAAATCATGAAGGCCCGCAAATCGGCCATCCTGACCGGTCTGCCAGACGCCTATGGCCGTGGCCGCATCATCGGTGACTACCGCCGCGTGGCTCTGTACGGCGTCGACGCCTTGCGCGCTTTCAAGAAGGCCTCCTTCCACGAACTCGACGGTGTCGAGTTCACTGAAAGTGTGATCCGTTTGCGTGAAGAGCTCTCCGAGCAATTCCGCGCCCTCGACGAACTCAAACAAATGGGCGCCAAGTATGGTTTTGACCTCGGTCGCCCGGCAGAAAATGCCCGCGAAGCGGTGCAATGGACGTATCTGGCTTACCTGGCTGCGGTCAAGGAGCAAAACGGCGCCGCGATGTCGATTGGCCGTATCTCGACCTTCCTCGACATCTATTTCGAACGTGACCTGGCGGTTGGCCTGATCAGCGAAAAAGACGTCCAGGAAATGATGGACGACCTGGTGATCAAACTGCGCATCGTGCGTTTCCTGCGTACACCAGAATACGACCAATTGTTCTCTGGCGACCCAACCTGGGTCACCGAATCCATCGGTGGTGTCGGTGAAGATGGCCGCTCTCTGGTCACCAAAACCAGCTTCCGCGTGCTGCACACCTTGTACAACCTGGGACCGGCACCCGAGCCAAACCTGACCGTGTTGTGGTCCGAGAAACTGCCACAAGGCTTCAAGGAATTCTGTGCCAAGACCTCGATCGACACCTGCTCAGTGCAGTACGAAAACGACGACCTGATGCGCCCCTACTGGGGTGATGACTACGGTATCGCCTGCTGCGTTTCCGCCATGCGGATTGGCAAACAGATGCAGTTTTTTGGTGCCCGCGCCAACTTGGCCAAAGCCATGTTGTACGCCATCAACGGTGGTCGTGACGAGCTCAGTGGTGACCAAGTGGGTCCGAAGTTTGAGCCGATCCTCGGTGACGTGCTCAGCTACGACGAGGTGGTGGCCAAGTTCCTGCCGATGATGGAGTGGCTGTCGGGCGTTTACATGAAGTCGCTCAACGCCATCCACTACATGCACGACAAATACGCCTATGAGCGTATCGAGATGGCGCTGCATGACCGCGACATTCTGCGCACCATGGCTTGCGGTATCGCCGGTCTGTCGGTGGTGGCTGACTCCTTGTCTGCCATGCGTTATGCCAAGGTCTCGGTGGTCCGTGATGAACGTGGCCTGGCGACCGACTTCAAGATTGAAGGCGAGTACCCGGCGTTTGGCAACAACGATGAACGTGTTGACAGCATTGCCACCTGGGCTGTTGAAACCTTCATGGGTTACCTGAAGCAACAACGCGCCTACCGCGACGCCACACCCACCATGTCGGTGCTGACTATCACCTCCAACGTGGTGTATGGCAAGAAGACCGGCAACACACCCGATGGTCGCAAGGCCGGTCAACCGTTTGCACCGGGTGCCAACCCGATGCACGGCCGCGACCAAAAGGGTGCACTGGCGTCGATGTCTTCGGTGTGCAAGCTGCCCTACACCTGCTCGCAGGACGGTATCTCCTACACCTTCACCGTGGTGCCGGGCGCCCTGGGCCGCACCGAAGGTGAACGGGTCAAGAACCTGGCAGGTATGCTGGACGGCTACTTCGAGAGCAATGGCCACCACATCAACGTCAACGTGCTGGACCGTGAAACCCTGTTGCATGCGATGGACCACCCTGAGCTGTACCCGCAACTGACCATCCGGGTGTCCGGTTACGCAGTGAACTTCATCAAGCTGACGCGTGAGCAGCAGCTCGATGTGGTGAACCGCACCTTCCACGCCGGCCACTGA
- a CDS encoding acetate/propionate family kinase — translation MLADTVSAKQAAYLVLNAGSSSLKFSAFRQNAQGNDLETLLSGQISGIGSEARFEAKSADRRPLGAHTWDTKDSDNRDILLQYVLDWLGTTLGDYDIVAVGHRVVHGGMNLGQPMQVTPNLLDELDSLVPLAPLHQPHNVAPIRILAKNFPDLKQVACFDTAFHSTQPAMARHFGLPQALTDEGVCSYGFHGLSYEYVTSHLRETRPDLAQGHVVICHLGNGSSLCAVKGGQSMDTSMGFSVLNGVPMGTRSGSIDPGVLFYLMREKSMGLEALEDLLYRQSGLLGISGISNDMKVLQESSEPAAQKAVDLFCFRVAKEVAAMAASMGGLDALVFTAGIGENSPEIRAAVVQQLAWLGVKVDAAANAKKAYDISAADAKVPVFIVPTNEEKMIAKHTIRVLGHTLGQA, via the coding sequence GTGTTAGCTGATACTGTTTCTGCCAAACAAGCCGCTTACCTGGTGCTCAACGCCGGTTCGTCGAGCTTGAAATTTTCGGCCTTCCGCCAAAACGCACAGGGTAACGACCTGGAAACCCTGTTGTCCGGGCAGATTTCCGGCATCGGCAGCGAGGCCCGCTTCGAAGCCAAGAGTGCCGACCGTCGCCCGCTGGGTGCACACACCTGGGATACCAAAGATTCTGACAACCGCGACATCCTGCTCCAGTATGTGCTGGACTGGCTGGGCACCACCCTGGGCGACTATGACATCGTGGCGGTGGGCCACCGCGTGGTCCATGGCGGCATGAACCTGGGCCAGCCGATGCAAGTCACTCCGAACTTGCTCGACGAACTCGACAGCCTGGTGCCATTGGCCCCGCTGCATCAGCCACACAATGTGGCACCGATCCGTATCCTGGCCAAGAACTTCCCTGATCTGAAACAGGTGGCTTGTTTTGACACCGCTTTCCACAGCACCCAGCCAGCCATGGCGCGCCATTTTGGCCTGCCCCAGGCGCTGACCGACGAAGGTGTCTGCAGCTACGGCTTTCACGGCCTGTCCTACGAATACGTGACCAGCCATTTGCGGGAAACCCGTCCCGATTTGGCCCAGGGCCATGTGGTCATCTGCCATCTGGGCAATGGCTCCAGCCTGTGTGCGGTCAAGGGTGGGCAGAGCATGGACACCTCGATGGGTTTCTCGGTGCTCAACGGCGTGCCAATGGGCACCCGCAGCGGCAGCATCGACCCCGGTGTCTTGTTCTACCTGATGCGTGAGAAGAGCATGGGACTCGAAGCGCTCGAAGACCTGTTGTACCGCCAGTCCGGGTTGCTCGGCATTTCCGGCATTTCGAACGACATGAAGGTGCTGCAAGAGTCGAGTGAGCCAGCTGCTCAGAAGGCCGTGGACTTGTTCTGCTTCCGCGTAGCCAAGGAAGTGGCGGCCATGGCTGCGTCCATGGGCGGGCTCGATGCGCTGGTGTTCACCGCCGGCATTGGTGAAAACTCGCCAGAGATCCGTGCCGCTGTGGTTCAACAGCTGGCCTGGCTGGGTGTCAAGGTGGATGCCGCTGCCAATGCCAAAAAGGCCTATGACATCTCGGCCGCTGATGCCAAGGTGCCGGTGTTCATCGTTCCGACCAACGAAGAAAAAATGATTGCCAAACACACCATCCGGGTGCTGGGGCACACCTTGGGCCAAGCCTGA
- a CDS encoding formate/nitrite transporter family protein, with translation MFKNTEDGCSPKHHAEHAKSSATSGANVGFSMDPLMPDAVALAAEEVGVKKAKLAPWVLFGLAVLGGAFVALGGLFATVTISGASGHLPYGVMRLLMGATFSLGLMLVVIAGAQLFTSDALMVMAWASGRLKTGRMLRVWCTVWLGNFVGALGVAALVFLSGQYTFGHGEVGASALYLATAKSTLAPDKAFFLGILCNVLVCLAAWVAMAARSIGDKILAMFFPIAAFVAAGFEHCVANMYFIPLGLFIEWWAPESFWTELAHNGVARPTIPVDQFAINLAAVTLGNWVGGALLVGAVYWLIFRHGQPTKAAAEKSSFKDA, from the coding sequence ATGTTCAAAAACACTGAGGACGGATGCTCTCCCAAGCACCATGCCGAGCACGCCAAAAGTTCGGCCACATCCGGCGCAAACGTCGGTTTTTCCATGGACCCCCTGATGCCCGATGCCGTTGCGCTGGCGGCTGAAGAGGTGGGTGTCAAAAAAGCCAAACTGGCACCCTGGGTGTTGTTTGGTCTGGCGGTCCTGGGCGGGGCTTTTGTGGCCCTGGGGGGCTTGTTTGCCACGGTCACCATCTCTGGTGCGTCTGGCCATTTGCCTTACGGCGTGATGCGCCTGCTGATGGGCGCGACTTTTTCACTCGGGCTGATGCTGGTGGTGATTGCCGGCGCTCAGCTGTTCACCAGCGACGCGCTGATGGTCATGGCCTGGGCCAGTGGGCGTCTGAAAACCGGGCGTATGCTGCGGGTCTGGTGCACCGTCTGGCTCGGCAATTTTGTCGGCGCCTTGGGTGTGGCGGCCTTGGTGTTTCTCTCGGGTCAGTACACCTTTGGCCACGGTGAGGTGGGTGCTTCGGCGCTGTACTTGGCCACCGCCAAAAGCACGCTGGCGCCGGACAAGGCGTTTTTCCTGGGCATTCTCTGTAACGTGTTGGTCTGTCTGGCGGCCTGGGTGGCCATGGCGGCGCGCAGCATCGGCGACAAGATCCTGGCGATGTTTTTCCCGATCGCGGCCTTTGTCGCGGCCGGGTTTGAGCACTGTGTGGCCAACATGTATTTCATTCCACTGGGCCTATTCATCGAATGGTGGGCACCCGAGTCGTTCTGGACGGAGCTGGCCCACAACGGCGTGGCACGGCCAACCATCCCGGTGGACCAGTTTGCCATCAACCTGGCTGCCGTCACCCTGGGCAACTGGGTAGGTGGTGCCTTGCTGGTCGGTGCGGTGTATTGGCTGATCTTCCGCCACGGCCAACCCACCAAGGCCGCAGCAGAAAAAAGCAGCTTCAAGGACGCCTGA
- a CDS encoding sensor histidine kinase translates to MSLASIELILTLLQQTCVYLVIAYLLSRTRIFIPLMHVTIRLPHRVTCYVVFSLFCIMGTYLGHKIDDSIANTRAIGAVLGGVLGGPSVGLMVGFTGGLHRYSLGGSSAFACMVSTVVEGLIGGLFHLYMIRRGRFGTLFRPVPIALVTLCAEVAQMLILLWLVEPPEVARHLVEQIAVPMLLANSLGAGLFMRILLDRRQLYERQSSVFSTKALAIAARVEGLLRSGFNSDTSHQVARIIYEETGVGAVAITDTQNLLAFIGIGSDHHLPGTPINSALTQRAIANNEVVYADGNEVAYRCSINPKCPLAASLIIPLLGEENHVIGTVKLYEPRTRLFSTINRALGEGIARLLSNQILAGHYMRQRELLAQSEIKLLHAQVNPHFLFNALNTLSAVIRRDSERACHLVLNLSTFFRNNLKRPSEEASLSEEVQHVTAYLEIEQARFLGQLVLDFDIPDGLRHVRMPAFSLQPIVENAIKHGTSQLLGIGRIRISARAQDEMLLLSVEDNAGLYVEPAPGTGSGLGMHLVRRRIATRYGPAFGLEVTCEREVFTRVTLQLPLAPSEVSTTMEVYPA, encoded by the coding sequence ATGAGCCTTGCTTCCATCGAACTGATCCTGACCCTGCTGCAGCAGACCTGTGTTTACCTGGTCATTGCCTACCTGCTGAGTCGCACCCGCATTTTTATCCCGCTGATGCACGTCACCATCCGGCTGCCGCACCGGGTGACCTGTTATGTGGTGTTCTCGCTGTTTTGCATCATGGGCACCTATCTCGGTCACAAGATCGACGATTCGATTGCCAACACGCGCGCCATCGGCGCCGTTCTCGGTGGGGTTTTGGGCGGGCCTTCTGTGGGGTTGATGGTGGGGTTCACCGGTGGCCTGCACCGGTATTCTCTGGGCGGGTCGTCGGCGTTTGCCTGCATGGTCTCTACCGTGGTCGAAGGGCTGATTGGTGGTCTGTTTCACCTGTACATGATCCGGCGCGGGCGCTTTGGCACCCTGTTTCGGCCGGTGCCGATTGCCTTGGTGACCTTGTGTGCCGAAGTGGCGCAGATGCTGATCCTGCTGTGGCTGGTGGAGCCTCCCGAAGTCGCCAGACATCTGGTTGAGCAGATTGCGGTGCCGATGCTGCTGGCCAACTCACTCGGTGCGGGCCTGTTCATGCGTATCTTGCTGGACCGGCGCCAGCTCTACGAGCGCCAGTCGAGCGTGTTTTCGACCAAGGCGCTGGCGATTGCAGCGCGGGTGGAGGGGCTGCTGCGCTCGGGCTTCAACAGCGACACCAGCCACCAGGTGGCCCGCATCATTTACGAAGAAACCGGGGTGGGTGCGGTGGCCATCACCGACACCCAGAACCTGCTGGCCTTCATTGGCATCGGCAGTGACCACCATCTGCCGGGCACACCGATCAATTCGGCGCTGACACAACGGGCCATCGCCAACAACGAGGTGGTCTACGCTGATGGCAACGAAGTGGCCTACCGCTGCTCGATCAACCCCAAATGCCCGCTGGCTGCCTCGCTGATCATCCCGCTGCTCGGTGAGGAAAACCATGTGATTGGCACCGTCAAGCTGTACGAGCCCCGCACCCGCCTGTTTTCCACCATCAACCGCGCCTTGGGTGAAGGCATTGCACGGCTGCTCTCGAACCAGATTCTGGCCGGTCATTACATGCGCCAGCGCGAGTTGCTGGCGCAGTCTGAGATCAAGTTGCTGCACGCCCAGGTCAACCCGCATTTTTTGTTCAACGCGCTCAACACCTTGTCGGCCGTGATCCGGCGTGACTCGGAGCGGGCCTGCCACTTGGTGCTGAACCTTTCGACCTTTTTTCGCAACAACCTCAAACGCCCCAGCGAAGAGGCCAGCCTGAGTGAGGAAGTCCAGCATGTGACCGCTTACCTCGAAATCGAGCAGGCACGCTTTCTCGGCCAGCTGGTGCTGGACTTTGACATACCGGACGGTTTGCGCCATGTTCGTATGCCCGCTTTTTCTCTGCAGCCGATTGTCGAAAACGCCATCAAACACGGCACCTCGCAGTTGCTGGGCATTGGCCGCATCCGCATCTCGGCGCGGGCGCAGGACGAGATGCTGCTGCTCAGTGTCGAGGACAACGCGGGCCTGTATGTGGAGCCCGCGCCAGGCACCGGCAGCGGCCTGGGTATGCACTTGGTGCGTCGGCGGATTGCCACCCGTTATGGCCCGGCCTTCGGGCTGGAGGTGACTTGTGAGCGCGAGGTGTTCACCCGCGTCACCCTGCAACTGCCGTTGGCACCCAGCGAGGTTTCAACCACCATGGAGGTGTACCCGGCATGA
- the btsR gene encoding two-component system response regulator BtsR, producing the protein MKVLIIDDELPAREEIARLLGQETDIEILGQCSNAIEGISAIHRLNPEVIFLDIQMPRISGLEMLGMLDPEKMPSVVFLTAFNEYALQAFDKNAFDYLLKPIDPARLALTLQRLRRDRKPSAALFTAAAPLKQIPCPGHQRVLLIKIDDIEYATSRTAGVYVTTNEGTEHFTELTLRTLEEKTPFLRCHRQYLVNPEQIQEISFLETGAVEILTRHKRRIPVSRRLLGELKEKLGLP; encoded by the coding sequence ATGAAAGTCCTGATCATTGACGACGAGTTGCCCGCGCGCGAGGAAATTGCCCGCCTGTTGGGTCAGGAGACTGACATCGAGATCCTGGGCCAGTGCAGCAACGCCATCGAAGGCATCTCTGCCATCCACCGGCTCAACCCCGAGGTCATCTTCCTCGACATCCAGATGCCGCGCATCAGCGGGCTGGAGATGCTGGGCATGCTGGACCCCGAGAAAATGCCCAGCGTGGTGTTTCTGACCGCGTTCAACGAGTACGCCTTGCAGGCCTTTGACAAAAACGCCTTTGACTACCTGCTCAAACCGATTGACCCGGCGCGCCTGGCGCTCACCTTGCAACGCCTGCGACGTGACCGCAAGCCCAGCGCCGCCCTGTTTACCGCAGCGGCACCGCTCAAACAGATCCCGTGTCCGGGGCATCAGCGGGTGTTGCTGATCAAGATCGACGACATCGAATACGCCACCTCTCGCACCGCCGGTGTGTATGTCACCACGAACGAAGGCACGGAACACTTCACCGAACTGACCCTGCGCACGCTCGAGGAAAAAACCCCGTTTCTGCGCTGCCACCGGCAGTACCTGGTCAACCCAGAGCAGATCCAGGAAATCAGTTTTCTGGAAACTGGCGCGGTCGAAATCCTGACCCGCCACAAACGGCGCATCCCGGTCAGCCGCCGCTTGCTCGGAGAACTCAAGGAAAAACTGGGCCTGCCTTGA